A region from the Sphingomonas sp. S2-65 genome encodes:
- the metC gene encoding cystathionine beta-lyase translates to MKKDATRIVSAGRKPEWTQGIVNPPVWRASTILYDSVAELRGRGAADTHHKLFYGRRGTPTQWSLADALTELEPGAEATLLYPSGVAALTTALLAVLEPGDQLLMPDSAYDPTRNFATGMLKRFGVETIFYDPLIGAGIADLCTDRTKAILMESPGSLTFEVQDVPAIVSVAKERGITTLIDNTWATPLLFPVIELGVDYTILACTKYIVGHSDVMLGSVTAAPGQYQRLRAATYELGQTASPDDAWLGARGLRTMAVRLDQHGRSALRIAQWLKTRPEIARVLHPALPDCPGHAIFARDFKGASGLFSFVLNGGNDAARSALIDGLEHFGIGYSWGGFESLAIPVDPQRHRSVTTWHAEGPLVRLQIGLEDPEDLIADLQAGLARFADARG, encoded by the coding sequence ATGAAGAAGGACGCCACGCGCATCGTTTCCGCCGGCCGCAAGCCGGAATGGACTCAGGGCATCGTCAATCCGCCGGTGTGGCGTGCATCGACCATCCTTTATGACTCGGTCGCCGAGCTGCGCGGACGCGGGGCCGCCGACACGCACCACAAGCTGTTCTACGGCCGGCGTGGCACGCCCACGCAGTGGTCGCTCGCCGACGCGCTCACCGAGCTGGAGCCAGGCGCCGAAGCCACCCTGCTCTACCCCTCGGGCGTCGCCGCGCTGACCACCGCGCTGCTCGCGGTGCTGGAACCCGGCGACCAGCTGCTGATGCCCGACAGCGCCTATGATCCTACCCGCAACTTCGCGACGGGCATGCTCAAGCGCTTCGGAGTCGAGACCATCTTCTACGATCCGTTGATCGGCGCCGGGATCGCCGATCTCTGCACCGATCGTACCAAGGCGATCCTGATGGAAAGCCCGGGCAGCCTGACCTTCGAAGTGCAGGATGTGCCGGCGATCGTCTCCGTCGCCAAGGAACGCGGCATCACCACCCTGATCGACAATACCTGGGCGACGCCGCTGCTGTTCCCGGTGATCGAGCTCGGCGTCGATTATACGATCCTGGCCTGCACCAAATACATCGTCGGCCATTCCGACGTGATGCTCGGCTCGGTCACTGCGGCACCCGGCCAGTACCAGCGGCTGCGCGCCGCGACCTATGAACTGGGCCAGACCGCCAGCCCCGACGATGCCTGGCTCGGCGCGCGCGGGCTGCGCACGATGGCGGTCCGGCTCGACCAGCATGGCCGATCGGCGCTGCGGATCGCACAGTGGCTCAAGACCCGCCCGGAAATCGCCCGCGTGCTGCACCCCGCGCTTCCCGACTGTCCGGGCCACGCCATCTTCGCCCGCGACTTCAAGGGCGCGTCGGGCCTGTTCTCCTTCGTGCTGAACGGCGGCAACGACGCCGCGCGCAGCGCGCTGATCGACGGGCTCGAGCATTTCGGCATCGGATACAGCTGGGGCGGCTTCGAAAGCCTGGCCATCCCGGTCGATCCGCAGCGCCATCGCTCGGTCACCACCTGGCACGCCGAAGGTCCGCTAGTCCGTCTCCAAATCGGCCTCGAGGACCCCGAAGACCTCATCGCCGATCTCCAGGCCGGCCTCGCCCGCTTCGCGGACGCACGCGGCTGA
- a CDS encoding sulfurtransferase — translation MEALVPTDWLAERLDAPDLVVLDASYTSKLPGTPANDPKADYAAGHIPGARFLDLDTLVDATDPLPSTLPSPEQVADRLRALGVNRGTQVVLYENGPHHSACRAWVVLRTAGLDAALLDGGLATWKRESRPVDTEVPAAGPGDFAAGPSLTDTRSLAQMLANLADGQEQVADARSAARFTGEELDPRPGCGSGHIPGSRNIPYGSFFQPDDRWKNPREIAQLFADAGIDPARPLVATCGSGITAAVILFAAHLLGHDAALYDGSWSEWGADPATPKAMGPA, via the coding sequence ATGGAAGCGCTGGTACCTACCGACTGGCTGGCCGAAAGGCTGGACGCGCCGGATCTCGTCGTGCTCGATGCGAGCTACACCTCCAAGCTGCCGGGCACCCCGGCCAACGATCCGAAGGCGGACTATGCCGCGGGGCATATCCCCGGCGCGCGGTTCCTCGATCTGGACACGCTGGTGGACGCGACCGATCCGCTACCGTCGACGCTGCCCTCGCCCGAGCAGGTCGCCGATCGCCTGCGCGCCCTGGGAGTCAATCGAGGCACGCAAGTCGTCCTCTATGAGAATGGTCCCCATCATAGCGCGTGCCGCGCCTGGGTGGTGCTGCGGACCGCGGGGCTCGACGCCGCGCTGCTCGACGGTGGTCTGGCCACGTGGAAGCGCGAGAGCCGGCCGGTCGACACCGAAGTCCCCGCGGCCGGTCCGGGCGATTTCGCCGCTGGCCCGTCGCTGACCGACACGCGCAGCTTGGCGCAGATGCTGGCCAATCTTGCCGACGGCCAGGAGCAGGTCGCGGACGCGCGCTCCGCCGCGCGCTTCACCGGCGAGGAACTCGATCCACGCCCAGGCTGCGGCTCGGGCCACATTCCGGGATCCAGGAACATCCCGTATGGCAGCTTCTTCCAGCCCGATGACCGCTGGAAGAACCCCCGGGAGATCGCACAGCTGTTCGCCGATGCCGGCATCGACCCCGCGCGGCCACTGGTCGCCACCTGCGGATCGGGCATCACCGCGGCGGTGATCCTGTTCGCCGCACATCTGCTCGGCCATGATGCAGCCCTGTACGACGGCAGCTGGTCGGAATGGGGTGCCGATCCGGCTACGCCAAAGGCTATGGGGCCGGCATGA
- the queF gene encoding preQ(1) synthase has protein sequence MDAKHLGKASTLPDSPEAAELDYVPNPRPGSRYMIRFAAPEFTSLCPITGQPDFAHLVIDYVPGETIVESKSLKLFLGSFRNHGAFHEDCTVGIGERLFAEMKPLWLRIGGYWYPRGGIPIDVFWQSGEAPAGVWIPAQDVPGYRGRG, from the coding sequence ATGGACGCAAAGCATCTCGGCAAGGCCTCGACTCTCCCTGATTCGCCCGAAGCGGCGGAGCTCGATTACGTACCCAATCCCCGGCCCGGCAGCCGCTACATGATCCGCTTCGCCGCGCCGGAGTTCACCTCGCTGTGCCCGATCACCGGCCAGCCCGACTTCGCGCACCTGGTGATCGACTATGTGCCGGGCGAGACGATCGTCGAGTCCAAGTCGCTCAAGCTGTTCCTGGGAAGCTTCCGCAACCATGGCGCCTTTCACGAGGACTGCACCGTCGGCATCGGCGAGCGGCTGTTCGCGGAAATGAAGCCCTTATGGCTGCGGATCGGCGGATATTGGTATCCGCGCGGCGGCATCCCGATCGACGTGTTTTGGCAATCGGGCGAGGCGCCGGCGGGTGTGTGGATCCCGGCGCAGGACGTGCCGGGCTATCGCGGCCGCGGCTAA
- a CDS encoding glycosyltransferase family 4 protein produces the protein MLPSMNGPQIGHLALIGNFLPRKCGLATYTTDTYLALKQRFPELQVDVYAMDDHPGRYDYPPAVTRAIPQDERCAYLDAARAIEASGAQALWIQHEYGIYGGAAGEFLLALTDRLSIPVITTLHTILEKPSADERRVMDALLRRSERVIVMAEKGRDILKRVHGVDDKKIVMIPHGVPDRQFADPDTLKPAFGWEGREVILTFGLLAPNKGIETMISALPQVVSKHPDALYVVLGATHPNLVAHEGEAYRDRLKALAEARGVAEHVQFIDAFVDYDDLIDYLQASDLYVTPYSNPAQITSGTLSYAVGVGKPVISTPYIHATEILDQDHGVLVDFGDSAGFATEIDRLLSDKVARAALSQRAYARGRTMIWSRLAENAMTELNGMLGKAPRQLGRPTAEMTPLKPDLAAVERMSDSTGMLQHSIYSVPDRRHGYCIDDNARALILMCKIDDIDETLRDKWTSIYASFVQYAWNPDARRFRNFMNFDRTWCEDVGSEDSNGRAIWALGVTARDARAQKHRDWASMLFDTTASIALELQAPRAHAFAMLGAAAMIEAHPGHSLSRDILTRYGEELITLLDEARRPEWQWFEIVLAYDNARLPEALLRAGKVLGRKDFIDVGLETLDWIVGRQTSPEGRFRAVGSESFGRPYAEPLQFDQQPLEAQATVDACVAAHEATGDARWMDEALKAYRWYLGANDLELPLATAQDGGCFDGLMPSGLNRNQGAESILALQLANCAISALGKRAQNVSTTRRAAVA, from the coding sequence ATGTTGCCGTCGATGAACGGGCCGCAGATCGGTCATCTTGCGCTGATCGGAAACTTCCTTCCGCGCAAGTGCGGGTTGGCCACCTACACGACGGATACGTACCTTGCGCTGAAGCAGCGGTTCCCCGAGCTTCAAGTCGACGTTTATGCGATGGACGACCATCCCGGGCGCTACGACTATCCCCCGGCGGTTACCCGGGCGATCCCGCAGGATGAACGCTGCGCCTATCTCGACGCCGCGCGCGCGATCGAAGCGAGCGGCGCGCAGGCGCTGTGGATCCAGCACGAATATGGCATCTATGGCGGCGCGGCCGGCGAGTTCCTGCTGGCGCTGACCGACCGGTTGTCGATCCCGGTGATCACTACGCTGCATACCATTTTGGAAAAGCCCAGCGCCGACGAGCGCCGCGTGATGGACGCGCTGTTGCGCCGCTCCGAGCGGGTGATCGTCATGGCCGAGAAGGGCCGCGACATCCTGAAGCGCGTCCACGGCGTCGACGACAAGAAGATCGTGATGATCCCGCACGGCGTGCCGGATCGCCAGTTCGCCGATCCCGACACGCTGAAGCCGGCGTTCGGCTGGGAAGGCCGCGAAGTGATCCTGACGTTCGGGCTGCTCGCGCCGAACAAGGGCATCGAGACGATGATCTCGGCGCTGCCGCAGGTGGTCTCCAAGCATCCCGACGCGCTATATGTGGTGCTGGGGGCAACCCACCCGAACCTGGTGGCGCATGAAGGCGAAGCCTATCGTGACCGGCTGAAGGCGCTGGCCGAGGCGCGCGGCGTCGCCGAGCATGTCCAGTTCATCGACGCATTCGTCGATTATGACGATCTGATCGACTATCTTCAGGCGTCGGACCTATACGTCACGCCCTACAGCAATCCTGCGCAGATCACCTCTGGCACGCTGTCCTACGCCGTCGGCGTGGGCAAGCCGGTGATCTCGACGCCCTATATCCATGCGACCGAGATCCTGGACCAGGATCACGGCGTGCTGGTCGATTTCGGCGACAGCGCCGGCTTCGCCACCGAAATCGACCGCCTGCTGTCGGATAAGGTGGCGCGTGCGGCACTGTCCCAGCGGGCCTATGCGCGCGGCCGGACGATGATCTGGTCGCGCCTTGCGGAGAATGCCATGACCGAGCTTAACGGGATGCTGGGAAAGGCCCCGCGTCAGCTCGGCCGGCCCACCGCAGAGATGACGCCGCTGAAGCCTGACCTCGCTGCGGTCGAGCGGATGAGCGACTCCACCGGCATGCTCCAGCACTCGATCTATTCGGTGCCGGACCGCCGCCACGGATATTGCATCGACGACAACGCCCGCGCGTTGATCCTGATGTGCAAGATCGACGACATCGACGAGACGCTCCGCGACAAGTGGACCAGCATCTACGCGTCGTTCGTCCAATATGCCTGGAATCCCGACGCGCGCCGTTTCCGCAACTTCATGAACTTCGACCGGACCTGGTGCGAGGACGTGGGATCTGAGGACTCGAACGGCCGCGCGATCTGGGCGCTGGGTGTCACCGCGCGCGATGCACGGGCGCAGAAGCACCGCGATTGGGCGTCGATGCTGTTCGACACCACCGCATCGATCGCACTCGAACTGCAGGCGCCACGCGCTCATGCCTTCGCGATGCTTGGCGCGGCTGCCATGATCGAGGCGCATCCCGGCCATTCGCTCTCGCGCGACATCCTGACCCGCTATGGTGAAGAGCTGATCACGCTGCTCGACGAGGCCCGCCGGCCCGAATGGCAGTGGTTCGAGATCGTTCTCGCCTATGACAATGCCCGGCTGCCTGAGGCGCTGCTGCGTGCCGGCAAGGTGCTCGGCCGCAAGGACTTTATCGATGTCGGGCTGGAAACGCTCGACTGGATCGTCGGCCGCCAGACCTCGCCCGAGGGCCGTTTCCGCGCCGTCGGATCGGAAAGCTTCGGCCGGCCCTACGCCGAACCGCTGCAGTTCGACCAGCAGCCACTGGAAGCGCAGGCGACTGTCGACGCCTGTGTCGCGGCGCATGAAGCGACCGGCGACGCGCGCTGGATGGACGAGGCGCTGAAGGCCTATCGCTGGTATCTGGGTGCGAACGACCTGGAGCTGCCGCTGGCCACTGCCCAGGATGGCGGCTGCTTCGACGGGCTGATGCCCAGCGGCCTCAACCGCAATCAGGGCGCGGAGTCGATCCTGGCGCTTCAACTGGCGAATTGCGCGATTTCTGCTCTTGGAAAGCGCGCGCAAAACGTGTCAACAACCCGCCGAGCCGCCGTCGCCTGA
- a CDS encoding glycoside hydrolase family 130 protein, with translation MLELFNHSLRLRADPSRVVVRPFHIAWQSSNGGPSRTERLVREVLAMAPDVARAQLEAVLKDFEARHWQTRRVFMTRYDEIEKLLKLDGSQIGDEKRQLIGAYFCHEYSYAAAALMNPSAVPHYDQTGMPAGSMRILMSLRSVGEGHISSVAFREGIITDDNEMMLAPEPPFATSADAREEDESRVPEGPVTVYRHRDSTLSGTVLFPITRAQSNGLEDLRITHFHHDDGAEEWIGTYTAYNGSVIQSELLRTRDFRAFDMVPMSGSAARNKGMALFPRKVNGKYMMIGRQDGENIFLHASDDITHWEGGELLIKPQYPWELVQMGNCGPPIEIDEGWLVLTHGVGAMRKYSIGAALLDKNDPSKVLARSTEALLAAADQDREGYVPNVVYTCGAIRHGDKLFIPYGVADSSVAFAFVGIRSLLESMA, from the coding sequence ATGCTGGAATTGTTCAACCACTCGCTGCGCTTGCGCGCAGATCCTTCGCGCGTGGTGGTCCGCCCCTTTCATATCGCCTGGCAGTCGAGCAACGGGGGCCCAAGCCGCACCGAGCGGCTGGTCCGCGAAGTACTGGCGATGGCGCCCGATGTCGCGCGTGCGCAGCTCGAGGCCGTGCTCAAGGATTTCGAGGCGCGCCATTGGCAGACGCGCCGCGTGTTCATGACTCGCTATGACGAGATCGAGAAGCTGCTGAAGCTCGACGGAAGCCAGATCGGCGACGAGAAGCGCCAGCTGATCGGCGCCTATTTCTGCCACGAATACAGTTATGCCGCGGCGGCGCTGATGAACCCGAGCGCGGTGCCGCATTACGACCAGACCGGCATGCCGGCGGGCAGCATGCGCATCCTGATGTCGCTGCGCTCGGTGGGCGAAGGACACATCTCGTCGGTGGCCTTCCGCGAAGGCATCATCACCGACGACAATGAGATGATGCTGGCGCCCGAGCCGCCCTTCGCAACCTCCGCGGACGCGCGCGAGGAGGACGAGAGCCGGGTGCCCGAAGGCCCGGTGACCGTCTACCGGCACCGCGATTCCACGCTGTCGGGCACCGTGCTCTTTCCGATCACCCGCGCCCAGTCGAATGGCCTGGAAGATCTGCGCATCACCCATTTCCACCACGACGACGGCGCGGAGGAGTGGATCGGTACCTACACCGCCTACAACGGCTCGGTGATCCAGTCGGAGCTGCTGCGCACCCGCGATTTCCGCGCGTTCGACATGGTGCCGATGAGCGGCAGCGCGGCGCGCAACAAGGGGATGGCGCTGTTCCCGCGCAAGGTGAATGGCAAGTACATGATGATCGGCCGTCAGGACGGCGAGAACATCTTCCTCCATGCCTCCGACGACATCACCCATTGGGAAGGCGGCGAGCTGCTGATCAAGCCGCAATATCCCTGGGAGCTGGTCCAGATGGGCAATTGCGGCCCGCCGATCGAGATCGACGAGGGCTGGCTGGTGCTCACCCACGGCGTTGGCGCGATGCGCAAATATTCGATCGGCGCGGCGCTGCTCGACAAGAACGACCCGTCCAAGGTGCTGGCGCGCTCGACCGAGGCACTGCTCGCCGCCGCCGATCAGGATCGCGAGGGCTATGTGCCCAACGTGGTCTATACCTGCGGCGCGATCCGCCACGGCGACAAGCTGTTCATCCCGTACGGGGTGGCCGACAGTTCGGTCGCCTTCGCATTCGTCGGCATCCGCTCGCTGCTCGAAAGCATGGCCTGA